In the genome of Populus trichocarpa isolate Nisqually-1 chromosome 6, P.trichocarpa_v4.1, whole genome shotgun sequence, one region contains:
- the LOC7468050 gene encoding probable LRR receptor-like serine/threonine-protein kinase At3g47570, which produces MSCSLFLKVILQSCFVVIFLHAPSFTQAATTLSGNETDHLALLAIKAQIKLDPLGLMSSWNDSLHFCNWGGIICGNLHQRVITLNLSHYGLVGSLSPQIGNMSFLRGISLEQNYFHGEIPQEIGRLDRLKYINFSNNSFSGEIPANLSGCSSLLMLRLGFNKLTGQIPYQLGSLQKLERVQLHYNNLNGSVPDSLGNISSVRSLSLSVNNFEGSIPDALGRLKTLNFLGLGLNNLSGMIPPTIFNLSSLIVFTLPYNQLHGTLPSDLGLTLPNLQVLNIGHNFFSGPLPVSISNASNLLELDIDTSNFTKVTIDFGGLPNLWSLALSSNPLGKGEADDLSFIDSLTKCRNLRLLDLSNSHFGGVIPDSIGNLSTQLFLLKLRGNQLSGSIPTVIENLLNLAELTVEKNYLSGSIPSVLGNLKMLQRLDLSENKLSGLIPSSLGNITQLFEFHLQKNQIMGSIPSSFGNLKYLQNLDLSQNLLSGTIPKEVMGLSSLTISLNLAQNQLTGPLPPEAQNLMNLGYLDVSENKLYGQIPSSLGSCVTLEKLHMQGNFFEGAIPPSFSSLRGLRDMDLSRNNLSGQIPQFLKRLALISLNLSFNHFEGEVPREGAFLNATAISLSGNKRLCGGIPQLKLPRCVVNRSKNGKTSRRVKLMIAILTPLLVLVFVMSILVINRLRKKNRQSSLASSLSSKQELLLKVSYRNLHKATAGFSSANLIGAGSFGSVYRGILDPNETVVAVKVLFMRQRKTLKSFMAECEILKNIRHRNLVKILTACSSVDFQGNDFKALVYEFMPNGTLESWLHSFPRTNGINEDLKILSFHQRLNIAIDVAAALNYLHYQCHKPVVHCDLKPSNVLLDNDMTAHVGDFGLARFIEEAINPSHRNESSSVGLKGTVGYAAPEYGMGSKPSMNGDVYSYGILLLEMFTGKRPTDDMFHDGLDLHNFVKTALPDQISEVVDPLFVTGGEGDEEETGHLENRTRGQIKKDQMQESLIAILRIGIACSVESINERKNVKDVLTELQNVRRFFLGSGRN; this is translated from the exons ATGTCTTGTTCATTGTTCTTGAAGGTAATCTTGCAATCCTGTTTcgttgtaatttttttgcatgcGCCATCCTTCACTCAAGCAGCTACCACTTTGAGTGGAAATGAGACTGATCATCTTGCTTTGCTTGCCATCAAAGCTCAGATAAAACTTGACCCTCTTGGTCTGATGAGCTCATGGAATGATTCTCTCCATTTCTGTAACTGGGGGGGCATCATTTGTGGTAACCTTCATCAACGAGTCATCACTTTGAACCTTAGCCACTATGGCTTGGTAGGTTCACTCTCACCACAAATTGGAAACATGTCCTTCCTTAGAGGTATTAGCTTAGAACAAAACTACTTTCATGGTGAAATCCCACAAGAAATAGGCCGTCTAGACAGGCTAAAGTACATTAATTTCTCCAACAACTCTTTCTCTGGAGAGATCCCAGCCAATCTTTCTGGTTGTTCTAGCCTTTTAATGCTTCGTTTGGGGTTCAATAAATTGACAGGCCAAATCCCATACCAGTTAGGATCATTGCAGAAGCTCGAGAGAGTTCAGCTTCATTACAACAATCTCAACGGGTCAGTTCCGGATTCTTTAGGAAACATCTCATCTGTTAGGTCTCTGTCCTTGTCAGTTAACAATTTTGAGGGGAGCATACCAGATGCATTAGGCCGTTTAAAGACCTTGAATTTTCTTGGCCTAGGCTTGAATAATTTGTCTGGAATGATTCCTCCCACAATTTTCAATCTCTCATCTCTTATAGTCTTTACTTTGCCCTATAATCAACTACATGGCACCTTGCCATCAGACTTGGGACTTACACTTCCTAATTTGCAAGTCTTGAATAttggtcataattttttttctggacCTCTTCCTGTGTCAATATCCAATGCTTCAAATCTTCTAGAATTGGATATTGATACAAGTAATTTCACTAAAGTCACGATTGATTTTGGAGGCTTACCTAATCTCTGGTCACTAGCTCTTTCCTCCAATCCCCTTGGGAAAGGAGAAGCTGATGACCTGAGTTTCATAGATTCCTTAACTAAATGTAGGAATTTGCGGTTATTAGACTTGAGTAATAGCCACTTCGGAGGGGTGATTCCTGATTCTATAGGTAACCTCTCAACCCAACTTTTTCTGTTGAAGTTGAGAGGAAATCAACTATCTGGTAGCATCCCTACTGTAATCGAGAACCTCCTTAACTTGGCGGAGTTGACAGTGGAGAAAAACTACTTGAGTGGGAGTATACCTTCTGTACTAGGTAACCTTAAGATGCTACAAAGATTGGACCTGTCAGAAAATAAGCTTTCGGGGCTGATTCCATCATCCCTTGGAAACATCACTCAATTGTTTGAGTTTCATCTCCAAAAGAATCAGATAATGGGGAGCATTCCTTCCAGTTTTGGAAACCTGAAATACTTGCAAAACCTTGACCTTTCTCAAAACCTTCTCAGTGGTACGATACCCAAAGAGGTCATGGGTCTTTCTTCCCTAACAATCTCTTTGAACCTGGCTCAAAATCAACTGACAGGTCCCCTGCCTCCAGAAGCGCAAAACTTGATGAATCTTGGTTACTTGGATGTTTCCGAGAACAAGTTATACGGTCAAATTCCCAGTAGTCTAGGCAGTTGTGTAACCTTGGAGAAACTTCACATGCAGGGTAACTTCTTTGAAGGAGCTATTCCTCCTTCATTTAGCTCCTTGAGAGGACTCCGTGACATGGATCTTTCCCGCAACAATTTGTCTGGCCAAATTCCACAGTTTCTAAAGCGCCTTGCACTCATTAGCTTGAATCTTTCATTCAACCATTTCGAGGGTGAGGTACCAAGGGAAGGGGCTTTCCTGAATGCAACAGCAATCTCGTTATCTGGAAACAAAAGGCTTTGTGGTGGCATACCACAATTAAAATTGCCGCGATGTGTTGTTAACAGATCAAAGAATGGAAAGACGTCTCGGCGGGTCAAGTTAATGATTGCAATACTTACCCCACTTCTTGTATTAGTTTTCGTCATGTCTATTCTTGTCATCAAtcgattgagaaagaagaataGGCAGTCCTCTCTAGCATCTTCATTGTCATCAAAACAAGAACTGTTATTGAAGGTTTCCTATAGAAATCTCCATAAAGCTACAGCAGGCTTTTCCTCTGCCAATTTGATTGGTGCTGGTAGCTTTGGCTCCGTATACAGAGGCATTCTGGATCCAAATGAAACAGTTGTGGCAGTGAAGGTGCTGTTCATGCGTCAACGAAAAACTTTGAAGAGCTTCATGGCTGAATGTGAAATACTTAAGAACATTCGGCATCGTAATTTGGTCAAGATCCTGACGGCTTGCTCGAGTGTAGATTTCCAAGGAAATGACTTCAAAGCTCTAGTCTATGAGTTTATGCCCAATGGGACTTTGGAAAGTTGGCTGCATTCCTTTCCAAGGACAAATGGCATCAATGAGGACCTGAAAATATTAAGCTTTCATCAAAGGTTAAACATTGCTATTGATGTGGCTGCTGCTCTCAATTATCTTCATTATCAGTGCCATAAGCCAGTTGTTCATTGCGATTTAAAGCCAAGCAATGTTCTCCTTGACAATGATATGACAGCTCACGTGGGTGACTTTGGGTTAGCTAGGTTCATTGAAGAAGCCATAAATCCGTCTCATCGGAATGAAAGCAGCTCAGTTGGACTGAAGGGAACTGTGGGATATGCTGCACCAG AGTATGGTATGGGAAGTAAGCCTTCGATGAATGGTGATGTATACAGCTACGGAATCCTCTTGTTGGAGATGTTTACAGGAAAGAGGCCTACTGATGACATGTTCCATGATGGATTGGATCTCCATAATTTTGTTAAGACAGCATTGCCTGATCAAATTTCAGAAGTTGTAGACCCATTATTTGTTACTGGAGGTGAAGGAGATGAAGAGGAGACCGGCCACTTAGAGAATAGAACCAGGggacaaataaaaaaggaccAAATGCAAGAGAGTTTGATAGCAATCCTAAGAATTGGAATTGCTTGTTCGGTGGAATCAATCAATGAAAGAAAGAACGTTAAAGATGTTCTCACAGAATTGCAGAATGTCAGGAGATTTTTTCTTGGATCCGGGAGGAACTAA
- the LOC7487312 gene encoding uncharacterized protein LOC7487312, producing the protein METLASSFSKIILHKNGDRPFFSSRELRHEISIFPSKKLVHNVGFLHCLCVKHKPICTIRVSSSPSPESQVDLETRDDQNHETNESKTVRVKFQLQKECSFGEQFTIVGDDPLLGLWDPGSVIPLNWSDEHLWTVELDLPVGKSFQFKFILKGIGGGICWQPGPDRVLQTRETDNTIVVWEDWEDAALQKVTEEEPSANGTEEPSVNPEMLIVTENLTHQKEELVSDASNGGVTMNVSSNPAKKPTPVTYEKRIVADNISPMQEKPVAIVADNIRYSEGASAVNEVLVEKRTKSNKSTVIREDVVRNDDAPTAINSSKSDVGGSVVTHEGDPVLVPDLSAVSVLPNEAANDNEGERSRAFHASVGVDEVENHNFLQFDEKHEIGDKSLREETVNGFIDGEQHGNEVRHKLQAEEEKRDTDDDNPHRGETVNGLSDEKQHGYELVYKPLAQEEKKQELVRNSIVQNDLHWIRKLLTNLGFL; encoded by the exons ATGGAAACCCTAGCCAGTTCTTTTTCAAAGATCATCCTTCACAAAAATGGAGACAGACCCTTTTTCTCATCCAGAGAATTGAGACATGAAATTAGTATTTTTCCATCAAAGAAGCTTGTTCATAATGTTGGCTTCTTGCACTGCCTATGTGTGAAACATAAGCCTATCTGTACAATTCgtgtttcttcttctccctcaccTGAGTCCCAG gTAGACTTGGAGACCAGAGATGATCAAAACCATGAAACAA ATGAATCAAAGACAGTTCGTGTCAAATTCCAGCTACAGAAAGAGTGTTCCTTTGGTGAGCAATTTACCATAGTGGGGGATGATCCTCTGTTGGGATTATGGGATCCTGGAAGTGTAATACCACTGAACTGGTCAGATGAGCATCTTTGGACTGTTGAACTG GATTTACCGGTTGGAAAATCCTTCCAGTTCAAGTTCATACTGAAAGGTATTGGTGGGGGAATTTGCTGGCAACCGGGTCCTGATCGGGTTCTCCAAACTCGGGAAACTGATAATACAATCGTAGTTTGGGAAGATTGGGAAGATGCTGCATTGCAGAAGGTAACAGAGGAAGAACCATCTGCTAATGGGACTGAGGAACCTTCTGTCAACCCAGAAATGCTGATTGTTACTGAGAACTTGACTCATCAAAAGGAAGAATTGGTTTCTGATGCAAGCAATGGAGGAGTTACTATGAATGTGAGTTCTAACCCGGCAAAGAAGCCAACTCCAGTGACTTATGAGAAACGAATTGTTGCTGATAACATTTCTCCTATGCAAGAGAAGCCTGTAGCAATTGTAGCAGATAACATACGTTACTCAGAGGGGGCTTCTGCTGTGAATGAAGTGTTAGTTGAAAAGAGAACTAAGTCAAACAAGAGTACGGTGATCAGAGAGGATGTTGTCAGAAATGATGATGCTCCAACAGCCATAAACTCATCAAAGTCTGACGTCGGAGGAAGTGTGGTTACTCACGAAGGAGATCCTGTTCTGGTACCTGACTTGTCTGCAGTATCAGTTCTACCAAATGAAGCAGCTAATGACAATGAAGGTGAGAGAAGTCGGGCCTTTCATGCCTCTGTTGGAGTTGATGAAGTTGAGAATCACAATTTCCTACAG TTTGATGAGAAGCATGAAATTGGTGACAAATCACTTCGGGAAGAAACAGTTAATGGTTTCATTGACGGGGAGCAGCACGGTAACGAAGTCAGACATAAGCTACAGGCGGAAGAAGAAAAGCGTGATACTGATGATGACAATCCACATCGAGGAGAAACAGTCAATGGGCTCAGTGATGAGAAGCAGCATGGCTATGAACTCGTATACAAGCCACTGGcccaagaagaaaagaagcaagAGCTAGTTAGAAATAGTATTGTTCAAAATGACCTGCACTGGATACGGAAGCTGCTAACCAATTTAGGATTTCTTTAG
- the LOC7487313 gene encoding chlorophyll a-b binding protein CP29.2, chloroplastic codes for MAATTAAAATSSFMGTRLPDIYSNSGRIQARFGFGGKKAPKKSIKPSTPDRPLWYPGAKAPEYLDGSLVGDYGFDPFGLGKPAEYLQFELDSLDQNLAKNLAGDIIGTRTEFADVKSTPFQPYSEVFGLQRFRECELIHGRWAMLATLGALSVEWLTGVTWQDAGKVELVEGSSYLGQPLPFSITALIWIEAVIIGYIEFQRNAELDPEKRLYPGGQFFDPLGLASDPEKKATLQLAEIKHARLAMVAFLGFAVQAWVTGKGPLNNWATHLSDPLHTTIIDNLSS; via the exons ATGGCTGCCACCACAGCTGCTGCCGCTACATCTTCCTTCATGGGAACACGTCTGCCCGATATCTATTCAAACTCGGGTAGGATCCAAGCCAGGTTCGGATTTGGGGGCAAGAAAGCACCCAAGAAGTCTATAAAGCCTAGTACTCCAGACCGCCCACTTTGGTATCCAGGAGCCAAGGCACCTGAGTACCTAGATGGCAGCTTGGTTGGTGATTACGGATTTGACCCATTTGGGTTGGGCAAACCAGCTGAGTACTTGCAGTTCGAGCTTGACTCTTTGGACCAAAACTTGGCTAAGAATCTGGCTGGAGATATTATTGGGACACGTACTGAGTTTGCTGATGTGAAGTCAACTCCATTTCAGCCTTACAGTGAGGTTTTTGGGTTGCAAAGGTTCAGGGAGTGTGAGCTCATTCATGGAAGGTGGGCTATGTTGGCTACTCTTGGTGCACTCTCTGTTGAGTGGCTCACTGGAGTTACCTGGCAAGATGCTGgaaag GTGGAGTTGGTTGAAGGCTCATCATACCTTGGTCAGCCACTACCATTCTCCATTACAGCATTGATCTGGATCGAGGCTGTCATTATTGGATACATTGAATTCCAAAGGAACGCAGAGCTTGACCCAGAGAAAAGGCTCTACCCAGGAGGCCAGTTCTTTGATCCTCTAGGCCTAGCTTCCGACCCAGAAAAGAAGGCTACCCTTCAATTGGCAGAGATCAAGCACGCTCGCCTTGCCATGGTAGCCTTCCTTGGCTTCGCAGTTCAAGCTTGGGTTACTGGAAAAGGTCCCCTCAACAACTGGGCTACTCACTTGAGCGATCCTCTCCACACAACCATTATTGACAACTTGTCCTCTTAA
- the LOC7487314 gene encoding E3 ubiquitin-protein ligase AIRP2 yields the protein MKREMRKSFKDSLKALEADIQFANTLASVYPREYDGACLQMRLSYSPAAHLFLFLVQWTGFHLAGALGLLRILIYKAYEDGKTTMSIHERKASVREFYGVIFPSLLQLQRGITDVEDRKQKEICAKYKKKDEMDKGKISEIDLEREEECGICMEINSRVVLPKCNHAMCLKCYRDWRARSQSCPFCRDSLKRVNSGDLWIYTSRNEIIDLSSITRQNLKRLFMYIDRLPLIVPDPVLVPYEPCYRF from the exons atgaaaagggaaatgAGGAAATCGTTTAAGGATTCTCTTAAAGCGCTTGAAGCTGATATTCAGTTTGCCAACACTCT AGCTTCTGTTTATCCTAGGGAATATGATGGTGCCTGCCTTCAAATGAGATTATCCTACAGCCCTGCCGctcacctttttctttttcttgtccaATGGACTGGTTTTCACCTAGCTGGTGCCTTGGGATTGCTTAGAATTCTTATATACAAG GCTTATGAGGATGGAAAAACAACCATGTCTATTCATGAAAGAAAGGCTAGCGTAAGAGAGTTCTATG GGGTGATATTTCCTTCTTTACTGCAACTTCAAAGAGGAATCACTGATGTAGAAGACAGAAAGCAAAAGGAAATCTGTGCAAAGtacaaaaagaaagatgaaatggACAAAGGAAAGATCTCTGAAATTGatttagagagagaagaagaatgtGGCATTTGCATGGAGATTAATAGCAGGGTTGTATTGCCCAAATGCAATCATGCAATGTGTTTGAAGTGCTATCGGGATTG GCGTGCTCGCTCTCAATCATGTCCTTTCTGCCGAGACAGTCTCAAGAGAGTCAACTCAGGTGATCTTTGGATCTACACCAGCAGAAATGAGATTATCGACTTGTCTTCAATCACAAGACAGAATTTGAAGAGACTGTTCATGTACATTGACAGGTTGCCTCTCATTGTTCCTGATCCAGTGCTTGTTCCTTACGAGCCCTGTTACCGGTTTTAG